One window of Triticum dicoccoides isolate Atlit2015 ecotype Zavitan chromosome 5A, WEW_v2.0, whole genome shotgun sequence genomic DNA carries:
- the LOC119301395 gene encoding uncharacterized protein LOC119301395, which produces MCMHVKVLESQWVDLAIVRKRPDVFEGVLELLESKGLMDIISFKQDWCAELIMQFYATCYFGNDPDRTVFWMTDGTQYKFTYDEWAEILGLDGFNAPRKKLHETGSSVKVDGLALLYPPQTPSSEFGLASLMLPKYFHIHKILRPVFIGKGGDKGRMWDYALDIMHFMAQSEKFHIFDYIYNEIRRATLVKRSLPYAPFIMALIVSSATHLGEIHMECKHNPYKPRVGEVDKVRLAKATEPAFTSSSHAAAPKKVSKWQKFVSQGFLACFTSARNNALEIEQLKHHHNSKYIALKAQLRDTGATLSPDSELALALGRLSDVPFPRTGFEEYFEPLQSDDSVDAMAE; this is translated from the coding sequence ATGTGCATGCATGTGAAAGTTCTTGAGTCTCAATGGGTGGATCTTGCTATTGTCAGGAAGAGGCCCGATGTCTTCGAGGGCGTGCTTGAGCTTCTCGAGTCCAAGGGACTCATGGATATCATTTCCTTTAAGCAGGATTGGTGTGctgagttgatcatgcagttctatGCAACTTGCTATTTTGGCAATGACCCCGATCGTACGGTGTTTTGGATGACTGATGGTACCCAATACAAATTCACCTATGATGAGTGGGCTGAGATTCTTGGACTAGATGGTTTTAATGCCCCCAGAAAGAAGCTTCATGAAACCGGCTCCTCAGTGAAGGTTGATGGTCTTGCATTACTTTATCCTCCACAGACTCCTTCATCTGAGTTTGGCCTTGCTTCCCTGATGCTTCCCAAATACTTTCACATTCATAAGATTCTGAGGCCGGTTTTTATTGGTAAAGGAGGAGACAAAGGCCGGATGTGGGACTACGCCCTGGATATAATGCATTTCATGGCCCAATCTGAAAAGTTCCATATCTTTGACTATATCTACAATGAGATTCGCAGGGCTACACTTGTCAAACGCTCTCTCCCATATGCCCCGTTCATTATGGCTCTCATTGTATCCTCTGCAACCCACCTGGGAGAGATTCACATGGAATGTAAGCACAATCCTTACAAGCCCCGGGTCGGTGAGGTTGACAAGGTCAGGCTCGCCAAGGCGACGGAGCCCGCTTTCACCAGTTCCTCTCATGCTGCTGCTCCCAAGAAAGTCTCCAAGTGGCAGAAGTTTGTTTCTCAAGGATTTTTGGCCTGTTTCACAAGTGCCCGCAACAATGCACTCGAAATTGAGCAGCTCAAGCACCATCACAACTCCAAGTACATCGCGCTCAAGGCCCAGCTTCGTGACACCGGCGCTACACTCTCTCCCGACTCCGAGCTTGCCCTCGCTCTGGGTCGTCTGTCCGATGTCCCTTTCCCTCGTACTGGGTTTGAGGAGTACTTTGAGCCTCTACAGTCTGATGATTCCGTGGATGCTATGGCGGAGTGA
- the LOC119303388 gene encoding serine/threonine-protein kinase UCNL-like, with amino-acid sequence MAFGRTLFKGKNCKETFRNVLHREVEFPCDTQRRMPELTDLISWLLQRDPARRLGYAGGTDKIRVHPFFAGMAWDMLADVTHPPYIPPPAEDNAADGEGFDVRDYFKKLHQSPAPSPPESGSSSSSSSSDFSSVF; translated from the coding sequence ATGGCGTTCGGCCGCACGCTGTTCAAGGGCAAGAACTGCAAGGAGACGTTCCGGAACGTGCTGCACAGGGAGGTCGAGTTCCCGTGCGACACCCAGCGCCGGATGCCGGAGCTGACCGACCTCATCTCGTGGCTGCTGCAGCGGGATCCCGCGAGGCGGCTCGGGTACGCCGGCGGCACTGACAAGATCCGGGTGCACCCGTTCTTCGCCGGGATGGCGTGGGACATGCTCGCGGATGTCACCCACCCGCCCTACATCCCGCCGCCAGCGGAGGACAACGCAGCCGACGGCGAGGGCTTCGACGTGAGGGACTACTTCAAGAAGCTCCACCAGTCGCCGGCGCCGTCGCCTCCAGAGTCgggctcgtcgtcgtcgtcgtcatcgtcggacTTCTCGTCGGTGTTCTGA